In the SAR324 cluster bacterium genome, GGGTGACAAAGCTCTCAAAGATTTGACTAGCCAGTTCGATGGTGTATCGCTGGATCAAATCCCTGTACCAAGTGAGTATCTGAGGACCTGCCTAGAAAAAATGGATACGGGCCTTCGTTCGGTCTTAGAAGAGGCTGCGGATAATATTCGCCGCTTTCACCAAAGACAAAAGCAGCAGAGTCAGATGGAATTTGAGCCAGACGGCACTCTGCTAGGTTGGAAGGTCACTCCTGTTGATGCTGCAGGTGTTTATGTGCCGGGTGGAAGAGCAGTCTATCCTTCAACACTTCTAATGAACGTTATCCCTGCTCAGGTAGCTGGAGTGCCCAGACTGGTCATGGTGTCTCCACCAAATCGGGGAACTGGCTTTCCCCATCATTTGGTTTGTGGTGCAGCCGCCTTGGTCGGTGTCGAAGAGATCTATGCGGTTGGCGGAGCACAATCTGTTGCAGCGCTTGCCTGCGGTACAGAGTCCATCCAAAAAGTTGTCAAAATAACTGGACCTGGCAATGCATACGTTGCTGAGGCAAAAAGACAGGTATACGGTCTTGTAGGGATCGATTCGATTGCGGGCCCAAGCGAAATCATGGTGGTCTGTGACCGAGAGGACATTCCTGTAGAATTCTTGGTGAGAGACCTACTCTCCCAAGCTGAACACGATCCAGATGCAGGTGCGGTAATGGTCACAACATCTCGAAGACAAGCAGAGGCTGTTGCAAAAAGATTGGAGGAGTTGATCCCAACCTTACCCAGAAAGGAAATTCTCGAAGAATCCTTCCGAAAAAGATCCGGGATCATTGTGGCTGAAAATTTAGAAGATATCTTTAACGCTATCAACGAGATCGCTCCCGAACATTTAGAAGTGCTGACTCAAAACCCAATGGAGGATTTACATCGCATTCGTAACGCGGGAGCAATTTTCTTGGGTCCCCACACCCCTGAACCTTTGGGTGATTATTTTGCAGGACCTAACCATACGCTTCCTACCTCCGGTGCTGCCCGCTTTGCTTCACCTCTTGGTGTATCAGATTTTGTAAAGACGAGTTCAATCCTCTCTTATTCCAGGTCAAAGCTCCAACAACAAGGTCCCTCTGTAATGCGTTTTGCTCAAGAAGAAGAGTTGTTTGCACATGCAGAAGCTATCCGGGTTCGTTTGGAAAGTAGTTTTTGATTTGAATCCTTCCAGAATTTTTCGAACTCAGTCCAATCTGCTCTCTTTTCTCCTCTTCTCAGCCTCCTCTTTGATTAGCTATTCCTGATCTTTTGATTTTCTTCTTCAGATCGTGGTATTTTAGTAAAATTTTCTGTAAAAATTGTAAAATTTAGATATTCATTTAAAATTT is a window encoding:
- the hisD gene encoding histidinol dehydrogenase, with the protein product MKVAIYNNLTDFQQATTPEFSDEISNRVREIIGQVRAQGDKALKDLTSQFDGVSLDQIPVPSEYLRTCLEKMDTGLRSVLEEAADNIRRFHQRQKQQSQMEFEPDGTLLGWKVTPVDAAGVYVPGGRAVYPSTLLMNVIPAQVAGVPRLVMVSPPNRGTGFPHHLVCGAAALVGVEEIYAVGGAQSVAALACGTESIQKVVKITGPGNAYVAEAKRQVYGLVGIDSIAGPSEIMVVCDREDIPVEFLVRDLLSQAEHDPDAGAVMVTTSRRQAEAVAKRLEELIPTLPRKEILEESFRKRSGIIVAENLEDIFNAINEIAPEHLEVLTQNPMEDLHRIRNAGAIFLGPHTPEPLGDYFAGPNHTLPTSGAARFASPLGVSDFVKTSSILSYSRSKLQQQGPSVMRFAQEEELFAHAEAIRVRLESSF